The Oreochromis aureus strain Israel breed Guangdong linkage group 15, ZZ_aureus, whole genome shotgun sequence genome contains the following window.
CATAGTTATGATAGTTAGCAGTCTACGTTAGCCATGCCCCAGAGATGTATCAGTACAGACTCCAGGGCCGTGAAGAGATGTTTGAAAGGGTGGGTCCTCAAGTCCCTTCCACATCCCCCCTCCCCTGCATGTGTCTGACAGACTCCGAGGCATTTATAAAAGGTAAAAACAGGTCTGTGTCATCAGCACACAATCCAATGGGCTGCTCAGCACTGTGGGAACTATGTGACGGCAGTGAATTCTGCTCCCTGCTGACACGTCTCTGATTTAACATCGAATCAGCTTCAGACTGTCTGATGAACTCCAGTTTTAAATAAAGCACTGTTAAAAACTTTAATCATCCTTCAGCTCCACAGACAAACAACGAACAACcttaatcatcatcatcttcatcacatCTTCACCATCAACATGTTCATCGTGCTTCATTGTTGCTGTTTCCTGCTATCGTCCAGGCGGATCAGAGTCATGTGACTGCAGGTGAGGCAGATGTTTGGCATCTTATCACCGTGATGATTATCCCCATGGTAACGGTGTTCCGATCCAGCTGGAACATCCAaaccaggacacacacacacacacacaatcacacttgtttttatatctttgtGGGAACATCTAATTGAGATACTTCCCCTATGcgcttaccctaaccatcaaaatgAATGGTTAATTCTAACCCTGAGcttaaacctaaccataacctaactgtaaccctgacactaaaaccataTTTTGAGTCTCAGACATGTCTTCAAACTCGTGGGTACGggcattttgtccccataagggCTGAAACTTTTTAATTACTGAAATTtaaatagtttatgaaaatatttttaaacattaattctaataaaaatatttttccactcaaatgaaaaaagtatatttattgtctgtaaaatgaaaataagaaacCTAGCATAAGTTTTTGGATTTTCCCCTTTAAACTAAGGAAGACCAAAAGTTAAAAAATCCAAATGAAAtactgaaattaaaaaataaacatgcaaaaataaaaaatgtattttagaaacatttgtttttgcttctttatgTCTAATTTCCTGTAAAAGTTCCTAAAAAGTGTTctgcagaacaaaacaaaattttttaaaatgctcaCTACTGTGTTCACTCGTTCAAGAAATTTACTCGGATACTTTCAACGTgcaggtttattttattttcagttcacagaaacatttttttctttaacttcaTCCTGAGACAGGTCACATGATCACTGAGAGCGTGAGACACCAACGACAGCGTTACAGAAACATGCTTTTAGAATCTAACACTGAAAACAGCTATAGTAGTCAGAATTTAGTTTGAaggaaacatttatttttgttattttattctgAAATCTGAAGATATCTGAATCGTTTTGGtatcttcattttcatttcctgtcGTTCATAAACGTCTGACAAAGCTCACGTTCACTGCTGATTGGTCAGAATTTTCTGCCTGATGATTGGAGGATGTTAAACAACTCATCGATGATTTCAAAGATCTTCAGACCAAATGACATGATCACAGATTCACTTCACTGTAAGAGCACCACGTCAGtatgacaacaaacacaaacagccgATTAAATACGCATTCACGAAGATCATCGCAAAATAGTTAACAAGGTTTTTTTCTGATTATAACTGACTGCAGTACACCCCAGCAATGGGTGAATAACCCATTTGTAATGCTGAATATCACCAGGGGGCGAAGTGGAAGTCTGCGCTCACCTCTCCAGGTAATTTCTCAGGGTGCAAGTtcagtgtttgatcagttaGAGCAGGTGTTGTTCCAACTCTTTCTCCTGATTGGTCTTGAAGGATCTTCTACTAAACAATCAGGAAGCTCTGCTGATGTTTCTGGACTCACAGGAAGCTGGTGATTTGTATCACCATGGAAACCTTCTTGCTCTAACTGATGAAACACCGGATGAAACACCAGATCATTCTCATTGGCTGGTTCAACCCTAAATACGTTAGGTGTCTGTCTCTGATTAGCCAATTAGTTTGTGGTGTTCTGACAGCAGGAAGTCACCTCTCTCGCTGTTAAACAATTGGATGCGATGTCAGTGACGATCGGTTTCACGGGCGTGAACGATAAACATCAATAATGAACTCTGTCACAATATAAACAGGCTGGAAGCGCCCAATCACGTCACAGCGGGACAATAACGACATGCAGCAGCTTCACGTTACGTCTCTACGAAGCTTCGTGTTACCTACGGACTACAGGTGTGAGCATGCACAAACATCTACCATTAACACTGAAACCAAGGTCCTCCAGCAGCCACtctacttcttcttctgctcAGATTTAAAGTCCGAAACTtctaaacatattttttcttcctgatttcagtcaaattcagctttttttctttttcactgatcaaatgttttttcttctttaggaCTCATTAAACCTTTCTAAGGTCCTGATTGGTTGCAGAAGTTCAAAGGGGACTCTCGGCGGACCCTTGGCACTCTCCCCCTCCTCGCCGTGAGGTCACAGGATGCTCTCACGCTCCTCGCCGAAGGTGACGGTGTCGGAGGACACAGTGCAGATCTCCGGCGGGTCTCCAGGCTTCAGGCCACGCTTCAGGTGAACCACTCTGACGTTCTCGTTGTTTGGCCCCGGCCGGGTGGAAGTTGAGGTGGTTGTGATGGTCCCAGAGCTCGGGGGGATGATGACCTCGCtggtggaggaggtggtggaggaggaggggttgGAGGAGGTGGACCCCTCGGGCTGGCGGGCGCGGTTGGCCTGCTGGgcgttggtgttgttgttgagGGTGACGTTGCTTGGCGTGCGGTTCAGGTTGTAGCTTCTGGACGACGGCCAACTCTCCTCCGGGCTGCTTGCCAGCAGGCTGCACTGGTCCTCGGAGCAGATGGACATGCGCGCCACCGCCGGGTCCTGCAGGCCGCTGAGGCTGCTGGGAAGGCCGCGTTTCCGGGCCAGGCTCTCTTCATCCAGCTCGATCAGGTTGGCCCGGTCCAGCTGCGACAGGTCCGCCTCCTCGTCCTGCAGCGAGTGGTTGGGGGAGCTCTCGTTGGACCTCACGCCAGAGTCAGACGAGTCTTTCTTGTCCAGCATGGCGTCGGAGAGGTAGTCCTTCCCTTTCAGCGCCAGTGAACCGCCGGGCAGTTTGGGGTCCACCACCTTCTTGCCATCTTTCAGCAGGGGGGCGTGATCAGACTCTTCAGACTCTTCGTCATCGCTGGTCAGCTTCTGGTAGCGCAGCCCACCACCGGCCTTCAGCTTGAGGTCAGCAGCTCCCTGGAACAGCCCGCCTCTTTCAGCTGAGGACTTGCGGGTGAGCACTGACTTGGAGGACCCGTGGTCACCCTTCTCATCTTCTTCTCTGATGGGATCTAGCACCTCACCGTTGGAAGCAAAGTCAGTGTTGTCCGCTGCCggtttgctgctgctcctcttgTTGAAGGATTTGCGTCCATCCTGCTCGGTGCCATCCTTGCTCTTATCCTcagatgatgatgtcatgaaCTGTCCCGGTTGTGGTTGGATGGGCTTCTCCCCGGTGATGACGCCCAACTCCAGCTGGGCCATCTGGGCAATGTACTCCTGGTAGGCATCGCGGTACTCTGCCTGCTGCTTGTCCGTCAGCTTGGAGATGTCATTGGAGGACTCCTGCGAGTTCAGACTGTTCATGCTGGCGGTTCTGTGAGCGCCACCctgaagacagacagagaaCAACATTGTTCAGCATCAGACCCCTCACATCTGACATCACAGATCTCATGTTCTATAGTTACCATCCACGGCATGTTTCCGTGTCGCTGCGGCTCATCCAGTCCCACCGTGCTCAGCTCCTCGAAGCTCAGGTTGAAGCTGTACATTGGTGATGCATCTGTGTTCGAGGCGCCAGTGTGGGGTGGAGCCATCACTCGCCTTACTGGCTCAATGTGACCGCCAATGACGCTACCTTGCTCGCTGGCGGTTTCCTCATGTAGCACCTGGCTCTCAATGTGACGCATGTCCAAAACCTTCAGCAGGAAGGAGGAGGTGGATCTTATTTTAAGTCATTACATCATTAAGCATTAAACCAAGCTGCTGCAGGTCACTGAAAACTCTGTTTTAATAAACCCAGATTTTTTGGTTTTCCACTGCTGCAGGGTTTCTGTTTTAGAAAATTCACCAATATGCATATAATGTTACGCTATTAGTCAGTAATGCATTCACTGCCTGGACTGACCGTTGCCCTGAAGAGCTGCCAGTCTCCAAAGTTCATGTTCATTTCTTTCTTCAGCTCATCGATGTTGCACTGAGACAGAACTCTGCCGTTAACGTTTgcctgaaaatgaaaaacatttgtATTTCAGTCTCAGGTCCCAGGCTTTCTGCTTTCTTGTGAAGTTGTGTCACTGACCTTTCTGATGGTGGCGGTGTACTGTCCTATCATACTCTGGTCGATGCCTTCAATATGCCGCACGCGCTCACAGACGGCCTCTGTGGTCATGGAGCTTAGGAGGATGGGCGGAGTGGCAGACGCGACCGAGGCGGAGCCCTGAACATAGATATAtttcacagggaaaaaaaatccaacattttttagattttaataACAAATGTCATTATTTTCAGATGTGCTATCCAGCTGTGAGATGAATGGAAACTTCATCCAAATCCTGCCAGGTTAATGTAAGTCTCAACCTGAGCTTAACCCTTTTAGCTCAACATTTTTCCTCAGTGACTCCACCAGTCTAAAAACATAAACGCTAACTCAGGTAAAAGTACACCTGACAGACatgtaaaagatggacgtagcgACTGTGAGGTCACCCACTGATCAGCTTCACCATTGCTAACTTGGTCTTTTGAAATCGGATGTGAGGAAGCACAGCGGCTCTGAAAATCATCATGCATACCCGGAAAAATTTCTCTGATGCTCAGAATGACCAAAATTTATTGAATAACCTTGTTTTGACCCGATATGAGAGACTAAGTCAACATCAGGAAGGTATTTATAAATGTCAGAGGTCATCCCACACATTTCTATAGAACCAGAAGAAATTTTACAGTGTCGTATCCTGGTGGCCATAAAAATCCAAATAGGTTTCAGGCACTTCCGTGACTGCTTTATTTTTTGGACCCAGAAGCTACGTCCATGTTTTGTACTGCCTCTGGTGTACGGTTTATCTGGATCTAGATAACCATGTCACATGACTTTGCACAGCAGGCACAGGACTGTTTCTTTTTGCTGAAACGCGGcctgaaacacaaaaatgtcCCCAGTGATGTAAAAAATTACTGTCCAACAGATGTTTTAAAGCTTTGTGAGCACCTTTAACTCAGTCAGGACATTTTTCACCGTGCAGAGGTGGGGCTGGGGGAGTTTGGGGTAGTGAGCAGCTGTGTGGGTTAGCAGTgaggggtcaaaggtcaagttaAAGTTTCTGAATAGATCAAACAACTACTTTATTGAAGCCACATGCTAGTAGAGGCAAGGTGCATGCTGGGGGTTGTAGTGGTTGGAACACTTCCTCCTTTGGTCCACAGCATCCGGCTCAAGTCCGGCTGAAGTTCAGATCGGTCGCGGCTCAATCACGGGCTCATGTTCatgcttggatttttttttcctttcactgtAACTACAAATCAGAAATGTTGCTCCTTAAATGAAAACAGAGTATGCTCAGTTGTGAAGTGAAATATTTCATAAAAAAGTCACTTGTTATGTTTCAAGTGTTCCTGTGGGAACCTGTTGTGTCTGAAACGTCCTTGAGAACCTAACAGGAACCTTCTGAGGCTGATTTGTCAGCTGGCTGAACGAGAGCAATCAACACCAAAACATGACGCAGACCTTTGCTGTGGACACTtcaggaaggaaggagggaagaAGACAAGGAGGGCCATGTTAGGTAAGGTTAAATACCTGCTTCCTTTTCAAAGACGAACTCTTAGACTGCAGACGGACAGTTGGGGATGAAAACATGAGGAAATACAGATGAATGACGGGACAGCACAATGATTTCTACTGAAGGCACAGTTTTAAGAAACCACCACTGGTTCAGTGTTTCCGGAaaccaaagaagaagaggatgagATTAACAGCAGGAGTAAAAGAGGAGAGGACAGAGGAGCCTTCAAAGACCACAAGCAAAGAAAACGAAAACTCTGATTAAGACTGATTTCTAGAGGAAAACTTCTGAGCAAACAAACGTCTGGTGGGCGGAGTTTCTAAAGgattttttctaaaatattttacgtgtttcttcttcaccaggtaataaaacaaaaaaaatttagTTTCAGattcaaaaactgaaaacagacaagtttcatcatttttttaacaattgAACTTGTTAAAAACGTTCATGTTGGGTCATAGCTTCCAGCTATGGTCGTACTTACAGGAGCGGTGGCAGCAGTGGCATCCCTGCTGAAGGAGCTTTTAGGAGGTGGTCGTGGATGGAGGTGTGGTGGGAAGGAAGCCACGAGTGGGCGTGGCAGCTGGTAAAGGTGGTGGGGAAAATATGGCTGAGGGGGAGGAGgtgaaaaatcaaaataatgTTGGTGGACGtgatgaaacataaaaaaacccaaaaactgtCAAATTAAAGAGCGAATCCCTGCCACCTGACACCCGGCACCAACTCCAGTTCAGCACCGTGGCACCGTCCCACAGTGgttacaagaggaaaaaaactatTTGATGAAACAAATGTTCAAATAATCTTGACGAAACACATAGTGTTTCGTCaagatttgtgtgtttttttgtcgtttctgtttgtatttctgtgcttttgtttgttatgaTGTGAAAACTTTTGacgcattaaaaataaaaagtctagCTGAAGCTAGCTGAAAGTTGAACTTCATTCAACTCTCTGTGAAGCTTTCTGTTCTTTTACTCTACAAAGCCGGATGAGGTGATTAGACGACAGCCTGTCAGCTGTGGGCTGTGAGACAGCAGGGATTcaatgaaacaggaaatgaaatcaaaccaagcaaaacaacacaaacgaTGAAAGGGACTGAGCCGGGACAGTGGTCACGTGAACCGATGACATCGGTACGCTACCTGCCGATTCAATGACATCATAAGGTGTGGGCAGGGGCGGGGCCTTTACTCACCCTGTTGTAGAAGGGATGCTGTGTGCTGGCCATGCCGCTGTAGTAGCTGCTGTGAGGCGGCGGGGAGACCACGCCCCCCGCTGGTGGGTTGAAGGGCCCGGTGAAGGACGCGGAGGGCGAGCACGTCGACGACACCTGACTATAGACTGATGTGGGGCGGGGCTGAGCATCCTGCAGAGGCAGGGGCGGGTACGTGACTCCGCCCATGTTCATCTGCTCACGGGCAGCGCGAACATCTATGGAGAGGAATTTCAGACTGATGATGTCCTCAAATCACGTCACGCTCGTGAGAGCAACAGGTACAAGTACAGTCAGCAATACACTGAGCAGTATTTTCAGCAGTACTGAGGAGTACTCGTACCTGCAATGATCTCACGGAGTTTGGGGTCCAGGTTGACGGTGCAAGGCAGGAAGGTACGGATGTCCCTCGCTGTGAGGACGGGTGTCCGTGATGACAGGAAGACCTCGAAGCTGCGCACGTCTCCGTCGATCTCCAGCAGAGGCTCCACGTCCTTCGTTGTCGGGATGTTCTTGGACACTCTGAAGGAGAGAGAACGCACTGATCAGCTGACGCAGCGTCGTTTTACCAATGACACCTGCGGAGGGAgggtgacctctgacctctcgtAGATGGTCTTGAGCGTGGCGTGGTCGGGGACTCCGTCGGTCTCCTCCAGGTACAGAATGAGCCAGGACGTTCTGTAGGGCCACTGCTCCGTCAGGTTGATCCACGACGCCAGGCGGTCCCAGTTAAAGCTGATCTGATTGGCTCGTAGCAGACGGCCTGGACAGGAGGAGGTGGGGTTAAAAactacattattattataataataataaaaaagttttttaatgtaaaaaaactgGAATGAACCACCAAGATCAGCAGGAAGTGGCAGACAGGCTGACGGCAGTCACACCGTGTCCTGCTAATAATGAAGGTGATGGAGGTCACCTGTGACGGAGACGATGTTCAGCAGCCTCCTCATCGTCTGTGGGCTGATGTCGCTGAACCAATCCTCTGTCACCATCAGCTTCGTCAGGTCGAACGACATCTGACGCGTAACTGAGCGCTGTACCTGGCGCCGCCGGTACGTGTCCTGGAAAGTACAccacacaggtcacatgaccacacGCACGAGGGACGGAGTATACACAAGCTGTCAATCAAGAAACAGCAGCTCATTGAAACACACTCTTTTCGAATTAAAACCTGAAAAGCAGCTGGATTTACTTCAATCAGAGGAAACATGAGACCACCTACAAGTCATtagattaacacacacacacacacacacacacacacacacacacacacacccggcGATTGAGCGTCGTCTTGCTTCCAAACTTGGTTAATTCTCCCAGACTGTGCTGAGACAGCTTCCTGTCCAGCTCCTCATGCCACCctgctgacacacaaacagatgtAAACATCAAGTCGGTCTGTAACCACAGACAGAGGTGAGTATGATGTCAGTTTGCTGTGTGTACAGATATTCTGGGATTACGGATTAGCCTCTGCCCTCCTGCTCCTCAAATTCATACTTTTATCTtagtaagaaaaataaaaccagtcaATGGTTTACTTTCAGGTCCAGACTGAATCTGAGTGAATCTCTGTGAGATTTCATCCAACATGATTTCAGAGCAGGCGCGGTCACGTGACAGCAGAAGGATGTGACAACAGGCTGCTGATGTCACCTGCACGCTTCATTAATCAGCTACGATAAAAAGCAATGTAATTGCGAGTCTTGTATAATGTAGTCATTGTATGTGTGGATACCGTCGGCGGTGGTGGTGTCTCCGTTGGCGGGCGTGGCAGTGCACATCTTCCTGGCGCTGGAGAGCCCCCTGCTGTTGAGAAAGACAGGAAGGTGCACGATGTTCCTCATGTAGTCATGCCCGTTGATGTTGGAGTCGCGCAGGACGCTGTTCAGGTTCTGGTTGATGGCCTTGATGATGATGTGCGGATCGCTGGCAAAGATGGAAATGAAGGGCCCTTTGGAGAACAGCACACGCACCTGCAGGAGGGGCACACCCACACTGACCATGTGAGGCAACTGCCTGTCCTTTCAAAGTAAATCTGACCCACGTGATAAGAGCTGAGCTGTTCCGACTGATCATGTGATGGCTGCActtacagccacacagtggtaataTCACCATGTTAGTGTAGAGGCTTATACATAACATTgcattcacatttgtctttatttaaatataggAATTAATTTACAGGACAAATAACTGGTTTGGTTCAGAATTAATTCACATATCCACATAACACTGCATTCTAAAATAAGTGcgcacattttagtttacactgttatgtatgattcaattttttgttttctgagttacCTTAGTTGCAGCTGTTCCAGTCCCTTGATTGAGGAGCCAAGAGGTGGCTTTAAAGGAAGACTGCAAACTGGTTCATTCCATAACTCGGGACCATGGGGGGGAATTGGAGTTTATTATgttagtttcagttaggttttgtgtgttttacccctttgtatttttgtgggctgatcagccactatttaagtttcccctttgtcttgttaagttaggtcagtttgtttgagtTATCAGTATTGTTGTCAACTTTGAgtagagttctgttattttgacctcttttatgggcccaagattttgattctttttgcaTGAGTTAACCAATTATGTtttttgggttaaataaaaaaatcattttttgggACTTTAACCTGTGCCTAAGTTTCCTTCACTGCTCGGTCCGTCACAGATCACATTCATCTAATAAAAACACAAGTCAGCTTGACTAAGTCTGTGATGTCACAGCTAACGTTTGTGCATTAAAGATGACGATGAGGTCAGACCAGGTCCACGCTTTTGCCTCGCCAtctttaaaaacactgaaaaactgaatgAAGCCGTGCGAGCGTCTCACCGTGTCGAGCATCTGCAACACTTTGTCCTGTTCGCAGGAGTCCAGCCCGTCAATGACCACCGCCAGCCTCGTCTGGTGCTGCGTGAACCCATCAATCGTCTTCGCCATCCTCGCCATTAGCTCCACCTCGTGCTTCAGGACCTGCAGGAGAAACACACTAACAAACTGAAACGACCACCTCCATGCTCTTATTCTGAAAGTTCACCATAGCACACGAGCTACATGAAGCTTTTTCCTATGTGCAGAACCAGCCAATCACGTTCAAGGGCTCATTCAGAACCAGGAAGACTCCTGAGCTACACCCTTGCTCCCACCTCGTGTTTTCCTCCATCAGAGACATTAGAGGATTTAAAACTTTGAAACTAAAGACCCTCAGCTCAAGGAGACCTCCTCGCCGCCCCCGTAGATTGTGTCCCCTCCTTACCTTCATGAAGCCCTCGCTCTTCAGCTTGTGCATCCTGTTGGCGGCGCTGTGGAGCCTCTTCCTCTGCGAGTTAAGCACCGAGTCGGTCACCTGCCACCACGTCCTGCAGTTGAGCAGCAGAGCGAGGCCAACCACGCTGCCGATGGCGATCAGCACCGCGTTCACTGTCCGGTTCTCGCCATCCACCTTGAAGACAGCCAGCAGCGCCATGCCGGTGACAAGGCAGCCCAGCACAAGGGTGAAGAGGATGAAGGACGGTACGCAGCACGTCTTCTTCCACTTCCTCTTCCCTGAGAGCACCGAAGAAGAAGAGATGAGCCGAGCTGGACTCGGGTCAGGTGACCTCAGCAAGCGCAggctgtcagacaggaagtgatgcgTTACCTTGCGTCTCCTCAGTCTTAAACACTCTAAAGAGTCGTGTGGCGAGGAAGCCAAACTCTCGCTCGCAGGCATCTGACAGTGTGGCGATCATCTCCGCCATGGATGTTTCTCCTCCAACGCTGGACAGCCGGTTATAGTCTGTGAACAGGAACCTGCAGGAGACAGGTGACATCATCATGACATCAGCGTGACATTACTGTGACATCATGACCACCCTGTGCGGTGGCGTTACCTGACAGGCAGCGCTCGCGTGCTCTGCTCCGGAAGCTCCGGCGGGTTCACGAACATCAGCTTCAACAGCAGCTCCAGGTACCCGATGTGCCGCGCCAGGCGGGTGCTCAGCAGCCACGCCCACGTCCAGTTATCGCCTTCCCTCCGGCCGCCAAAGTACACCACCACTACAGAATGTAAAACTTTATGTGAACACCGATGACAGTACAGGAGGTCATGTGTTAACGTCCGGCATCACATCGAGGCATTTCTCACCAAAGAATAGGTAAAGCAGGGCAAGCAGGCTGAGGGAGACCGCCATAGCAAGCTTGGGGTCCACGCTGAAGCCGAGGATGATAGCGATGGAGCCACAGAGCAGCAAGGACAAGAAGACAACGAGCCAGGAGAACTGGAACAGCGGCTCAATCTGCTGCCCAGCAAAAGTCTTCATCTCatctgaggaggaagaggagcgtcAGTACGTGTTGGCCAGGTGTACGTACCCTTAGTGTAACGAGCGTGGTGAGCCTGGTGAGCCTGGTGAGCGTGGCAAACACGAACTCACCCTCCAGCTTCTTGAGCAGGAAGGACTTGCCGCTGCCCCACTGAGCGTACAGACCCACACAGATGGGCGGCTGCATGGTGGGCTCGCTCAGGATGTCGGCGAGCGCCGAGCTGTACAGGTCGTAGCCCAGCATGTCGCCGTCCGTCTCCGAGGGCGACAGATGACCTGCAGGGGGTGGAGACACAGAGAGTCTTTTATTCTTTTGATTTGAGGATCCCTGAGGACAGAACAGATAAAAGTAATCCGCTTTGGCGATGTAATCAGACTTCTGGAGTTTTTTTTATGGAGTCAGAATGATTTTGGTGAGATGAACTGATCGGTTAACTCAAGCCTGCAGAGCAGTCTCAGCATGGCTGATTTCACTCCTCGTATCAATTTACAGCAAACACCAAGTCTGAATGAGCAGAGAGTTCAGAAGCCTGCAGCTTCTGAACTTCATTTTCTACTCATGACATTATTTCCTGTGAGCGGGTATGTCAATATACTGATGATACTCTGCTGTTCATTCACTCACTCTGCACTCAGTAACCATGAATCAGCTGTTATTGCAGATAAACTACAagtttttccttcatctttgttttttttttgtttttttttttgactgtcacgtttggttctttagccatcaaaattgttgtctgaaggccaacgAAGATAcccaacagatttactttaccaagtggatcatcacggccttgctgtattggtccatttgatcgacctttgttgttattatttatttattttattttattttcagtcgttacagatgggacagacatggctgggggataggaaagggagaaagaaagagaggaagtaaaagaaaaacagagggggagagggacagtgagaaagggcacttaaaaagaaaaaatctcttggatcacctgttgagagagaaaaccccccccaaaaaaacaaacaaaacagagagccacataataaacacaacaccatcccattaatctagctaagtgtaaataacagtaaacactaaatattgaattttgttgtgcagcacgcaggaccgacagcgcacaatgtgctttgaggtagcagccaagaaaggtgtagtttatgtcgaTGAACAGTGCACACTGGTGCACATGggttagaaatatgaacatgctgaaaaaaaccccagaaaaataaatgaaaattgtGCTTTTAAGTAAACgctaaaataacaacaaatcaaaacaaggAGATTTTGTTGCTATTatgccatttttatttttaaaaaataaacttaaaatattttgctt
Protein-coding sequences here:
- the kidins220b gene encoding kinase D-interacting substrate of 220 kDa B isoform X2 produces the protein MDTTTSIKMTTLAIQNLFSYVEEENLSALKAHLDRFKEVDGRSDNGQTPLMLAAEQGSLEIVQELIRRGANVNLDDVDCWSALISAAKEGHVEVVKELLENSAYIEHRDMGGWTALTWAAYKGRVEVTKLLLGHGANPNTTGQQYSVYPIIWAAGRGHADIVKLLLQNGAKVNCSDKYGTTPLIWAARKGHFDCVMHLLENGADVDQEGANSMTALIVAVRGGYTEVVKELLKRNPNVNMTDKDGNTALMIAAKEGYTEIVQDLLDAGTYVNIPDRSGDTVLIGAVRGGHVEIVRALLHKYADIDIRGQENKTALYWAVEKGNATMVRDILQCNPDTETCTKDGETPLIKATKMRNIEIVELLLDKGAKVSAVDKKGDTPLHIAIRGRSRRLAELLLRNPKDGRLLYRPNKAGETPYNVDCSHQKSILTQIFGARHLSPSETDGDMLGYDLYSSALADILSEPTMQPPICVGLYAQWGSGKSFLLKKLEDEMKTFAGQQIEPLFQFSWLVVFLSLLLCGSIAIILGFSVDPKLAMAVSLSLLALLYLFFVVVYFGGRREGDNWTWAWLLSTRLARHIGYLELLLKLMFVNPPELPEQSTRALPVRFLFTDYNRLSSVGGETSMAEMIATLSDACEREFGFLATRLFRVFKTEETQGKRKWKKTCCVPSFILFTLVLGCLVTGMALLAVFKVDGENRTVNAVLIAIGSVVGLALLLNCRTWWQVTDSVLNSQRKRLHSAANRMHKLKSEGFMKVLKHEVELMARMAKTIDGFTQHQTRLAVVIDGLDSCEQDKVLQMLDTVRVLFSKGPFISIFASDPHIIIKAINQNLNSVLRDSNINGHDYMRNIVHLPVFLNSRGLSSARKMCTATPANGDTTTADGWHEELDRKLSQHSLGELTKFGSKTTLNRRDTYRRRQVQRSVTRQMSFDLTKLMVTEDWFSDISPQTMRRLLNIVSVTGRLLRANQISFNWDRLASWINLTEQWPYRTSWLILYLEETDGVPDHATLKTIYERVSKNIPTTKDVEPLLEIDGDVRSFEVFLSSRTPVLTARDIRTFLPCTVNLDPKLREIIADVRAAREQMNMGGVTYPPLPLQDAQPRPTSVYSQVSSTCSPSASFTGPFNPPAGGVVSPPPHSSYYSGMASTQHPFYNRPYFPHHLYQLPRPLVASFPPHLHPRPPPKSSFSRDATAATAPSKSSSLKRKQGSASVASATPPILLSSMTTEAVCERVRHIEGIDQSMIGQYTATIRKANVNGRVLSQCNIDELKKEMNMNFGDWQLFRATVLDMRHIESQVLHEETASEQGSVIGGHIEPVRRVMAPPHTGASNTDASPMYSFNLSFEELSTVGLDEPQRHGNMPWMGGAHRTASMNSLNSQESSNDISKLTDKQQAEYRDAYQEYIAQMAQLELGVITGEKPIQPQPGQFMTSSSEDKSKDGTEQDGRKSFNKRSSSKPAADNTDFASNGEVLDPIREEDEKGDHGSSKSVLTRKSSAERGGLFQGAADLKLKAGGGLRYQKLTSDDEESEESDHAPLLKDGKKVVDPKLPGGSLALKGKDYLSDAMLDKKDSSDSGVRSNESSPNHSLQDEEADLSQLDRANLIELDEESLARKRGLPSSLSGLQDPAVARMSICSEDQCSLLASSPEESWPSSRSYNLNRTPSNVTLNNNTNAQQANRARQPEGSTSSNPSSSTTSSTSEVIIPPSSGTITTTSTSTRPGPNNENVRVVHLKRGLKPGDPPEICTVSSDTVTFGEERESIL
- the kidins220b gene encoding kinase D-interacting substrate of 220 kDa B isoform X6, whose product is MDTTTSIKMTTLAIQNLFSYVEEENLSALKAHLDRFKEVDGRSDNGQTPLMLAAEQGSLEIVQELIRRGANVNLDDVDCWSALISAAKEGHVEVVKELLENSAYIEHRDMGGWTALTWAAYKGRVEVTKLLLGHGANPNTTGQQYSVYPIIWAAGRGHADIVKLLLQNGAKVNCSDKYGTTPLIWAARKGHFDCVMHLLENGADVDQEGANSMTALIVAVRGGYTEVVKELLKRNPNVNMTDKDGNTALMIAAKEGYTEIVQDLLDAGTYVNIPDRSGDTVLIGAVRGGHVEIVRALLHKYADIDIRGQENKTALYWAVEKGNATMVRDILQCNPDTETCTKDGETPLIKATKMRNIEIVELLLDKGAKVSAVDKKGDTPLHIAIRGRSRRLAELLLRNPKDGRLLYRPNKAGETPYNVDCSHQKSILTQIFGARHLSPSETDGDMLGYDLYSSALADILSEPTMQPPICVGLYAQWGSGKSFLLKKLEDEMKTFAGQQIEPLFQFSWLVVFLSLLLCGSIAIILGFSVDPKLAMAVSLSLLALLYLFFVVVYFGGRREGDNWTWAWLLSTRLARHIGYLELLLKLMFVNPPELPEQSTRALPVRFLFTDYNRLSSVGGETSMAEMIATLSDACEREFGFLATRLFRVFKTEETQGKRKWKKTCCVPSFILFTLVLGCLVTGMALLAVFKVDGENRTVNAVLIAIGSVVGLALLLNCRTWWQVTDSVLNSQRKRLHSAANRMHKLKSEGFMKVLKHEVELMARMAKTIDGFTQHQTRLAVVIDGLDSCEQDKVLQMLDTVRVLFSKGPFISIFASDPHIIIKAINQNLNSVLRDSNINGHDYMRNIVHLPVFLNSRGLSSARKMCTATPANGDTTTADAGWHEELDRKLSQHSLGELTKFGSKTTLNRRDTYRRRQVQRSVTRQMSFDLTKLMVTEDWFSDISPQTMRRLLNIVSVTGRLLRANQISFNWDRLASWINLTEQWPYRTSWLILYLEETDGVPDHATLKTIYERVSKNIPTTKDVEPLLEIDGDVRSFEVFLSSRTPVLTARDIRTFLPCTVNLDPKLREIIADVRAAREQMNMGGVTYPPLPLQDAQPRPTSVYSQVSSTCSPSASFTGPFNPPAGGVVSPPPHSSYYSGMASTQHPFYNRPYFPHHLYQLPRPLVASFPPHLHPRPPPKSSFSRDATAATAPCPQQRSASCFGVDCSRSAS